The Synchiropus splendidus isolate RoL2022-P1 chromosome 1, RoL_Sspl_1.0, whole genome shotgun sequence genome includes a window with the following:
- the trappc8 gene encoding trafficking protein particle complex subunit 8 isoform X3 — MAQCVQSVHEFVQDSFVPMVAILCSEEAERVTRKNNLNFAELLRPFCRLTSEGHIRDPNNQIQVVKNLRICVNNIVTTPSSSPATLTPAQRRVLNEVVLSCQPQEGAVATAISTGDYDLNFNATTPWFEAYREKFLQTMPASEHEFLNHYLACLLVVSSTETVPLEQFLKLSQEQHRIQHSGEYTNPKWFIPNTLKYYVLLHDMSEGDEQRADSLYEDMKQKYGPQGCYLLKMNSRTLSDEQDEQIPDPWSQYVHRNDLHSQDSCDDQASSVTNATVENDVNKSDLTDGHHLADTDGMSNSLESHPLQLDSVTSSASLQSLTTDLKKGIKDPEGQTAAGGSHGACLTLNDHDHIRQFIQEFTFRGLLPHIEKNIRQLNDQLVSRKGLSRSLFTATKKWFGGGKAPEKSISEPKSTFGLLYPPEAPELQIRKMADLCFLVQHYDLAYNCYHTAKKDFLSDQAMLYAAGALEMAAVSAFLQAGAPRPYPAHYMDKAIQTYRDVCKNMVLAERCALLSAEILKSQGKYSDAATLLIKMTSEDSDLRSALLLEQAAHCFINMRSRMLRKFAFHMILAGHRFSKAGQRRHALRCYCQAMHVYKGRSWSLAEDHINFTIGRQSFTLRQPENAVTAFKQILSNDSRQTSTQQGGFLREYLYVYKSVVGENEDSLPQLPLPCIHSLATRVYFGHERRLAEGEKQAATHVSLDQEYDQDVAAMWAKLEEQLLIAVNRGVLPVTFQPSQCCLHEQTDNLRHPLAVVEEPIIVEVMFRNPLKVPLLLSKLSLLWKFSTKVSEGESLTESLGEIVTNEETREETMKRVDEVVTTEIIEEFQLGPEETRTARLRLLPHRTGQLNVTGVVYDLAAALTGESTASTDAGQQKTDIIVVRGKQDLNVKGPRLNQTKEDKMLVRHGPDHRLDPVITPPMPLLEVFFLQFPTALLCGEIRKAYVEFCNVSSVSMCGLRVASTHPEFFTFGNEATTPITPLSPTSAESCSAYKTLVSPHGSAAGSVAAEMLVSEEDFSQLSGVMDIPINGSTLEPGESTQLPLWLRGPDQEGVHEINFLFYYESTEKNTKVSHRVLRHTVFICASRSLSVQASACRSSISPHQSLDDQGTSGTLVFLDVENINTSEAGVREFHIIQVSSSSKQWRLEKCINPAKEKDCKLTSRERAKLCFRATPCRPGTKKKYTFADLNLGNERIISSATPCGDFFFRACRSPDSQRDDVSSSGNKHWTSVPEGERTSDLNHIVKKCKELDLNIIVIWKAYVVEDNKQLILEGQLHVALQTLGKEATSLAPKEEVQEMVLFKFKSELPPPPVLPTAELSQLIKTNMHYSEMFSHSFVQHSTCMVPVSLTLSNCSLTQVDVMIDLRHKTSSSESVEVHSAFTWVGQTRYKLQLQPQQVLVLALKACFLQAGVYNLNTPRVFAKPAEQDVIYETSQQAASPALIIINDAWAESQPEPGH; from the exons ATGGCCCAGTGTGTTCAATCCGTGCATGAGTTCGTCCAGGACTCCTTCGTCCCCATGGTGGCTATTCTATGCAGTGAAGAAGCGGAGAGAGTGACTCGCAAGAACAATCTGAATTTCGCCGAACTGTTGCGACCTTTCTGCAGACTAACATCCGAAG GTCACATCCGGGACCCTAACAATCAAATCCAGGTTGTAAAAAACCTGCGGATTTGTGTCAACAATATCGTGACAACCCCAAGCTCATCGCCTGCCACCCTCACCCCAGCCCAACGCCGAGTGCTCAATGAAGTTGTGTTGTCCTGTCAGCCTCAAGAAGGTGCTGTGGCCACTGCAATCTCGACTGGAGACTATGACCTCAATTTTAATG CAACGACACCCTGGTTTGAAGCCTATAGGGAGAAATTCCTTCAGACCATGCCTGCCTCTGAACATGAGTTCCTTAATCACTACCTCGCTT GTCTCCTTGTAGTGTCCTCTACTGAGACCGTCCCGTTGGAGCAGTTCCTCAAGCTTTCTCAGGAGCAGCACCGGATCCAACACAGTGGAGAATACACCAACCCTAAGTGGTTCATTCCCAATACACTCAAGTACTATGTGTTGCTACATGATATGAGCGAAGGAGATGAGCAGAG GGCTGACTCTCTGTATGAAGACATGAAGCAGAAATACGGTCCTCAGGGATGTTATCTGTTGAAAATGAACTCTAGAACATTATCagatgaacaagatgaacagatTCCAGACCCGTGGAGTCAGTATGTGCACAGAAATGACCTGCATAGCCAG GACTCATGTGATGATCAGGCATCATCTGTGACTAACGCTACTGTTGAAAATGATGTCAACAAGTCAGACCTGACTGATGGCCATCACTTAGCAGATACTG ATGGAATGTCCAACAGCCTGGAAAGTCATCCTCTCCAGCTGGACAGTGTGACCAGTTCAGCAAGTCTTCAGTCCCTCACCACTGACCTCAAGAAAGGCATTAAAGATCCAGAAGGTCAGactgcagcaggaggcagcCATGGCGCCTGTCTGACCCTGAATGATCacgaccacatcaggcagtttATTCAAGAGTTCACCTTCCGAGGCCTGCTGCCACACATCGAGAAGAACATCCGACAGCTCAATGACCAG CTCGTATCCAGAAAGGGTTTGAGTCGATCGCTCTTCACAGCAACCAAGAAATGGTTTGGTGGAGGGAAAGCTCCAGAGAAGAGCATCAGTGAACCTAAAAGCACATTTGGACTTCT CTACCCTCCTGAGGCTCCAGAATTGCAAATCAGGAAGATGGCTGACCTGTGCTTCCTGGTTCAGCACTATGACCTGGCTTACAACTGCTACCACACGGCAAAGAAAGATTTCTTGTCTGACCAAGCTATGTTGTATGCTGCCGGTGCTCTG GAAATGGCTGCTGTGTCAGCATTTCTACAGGCCGGAGCTCCAAGACCATACCCAGCTCACTACATGGACAAAGCTATCCAGACATACAGAGATGTTTGCAA GAACATGGTTCTGGCAGAACGTTGTGCTTTGCTCAGTGCTGAGATACTGAAAAGTCAAGGCAAATACTCAGATGCTGCAACTCTGCTTATTAAGATGACCagtgag GATTCTGACCTCCGTAGTGCTCTTCTTTTGGAACAAGCTGCCCACTGCTTCATTAACATGCGTAGTCGCATGCTGCGCAAGTTCGCCTTTCACATGATCCTTGCCGGTCATCGTTTCAGCAAAGCAGGCCAG AGGAGGCATGCACTGCGCTGCTACTGCCAAGCTATGCACGTATATAAGGGGAGATCTTGGTCTCTGGCAGAGGATCATATCAATTTCACCATCGGCCGTCAGTCCTTCACTCTTCGGCAGCCTGAGAACGCTGTGACAGCGTTCAAACAGATCCTGTCTAACGACAGCAGACAGACTTCCACACAACAGGGAGGCTTTCTCCGAGAGTATCTTTACGTTTACAAG agcgTAGTGGGCGAGAATGAAGACTCTCTACCTCAGCTCCCCTTGCCCTGCATCCACAGCTTAGCAACAAGAGTCTATTTTGGACATGAACGGCGTCTTGCAGAAG GAGAAAAGCAGGCAGCTACTCATGTGTCTCTGGACCAGGAGTATGACCAGGATGTAGCAGCCATGTGGGCCAAGCTCGAGGAGCAGTTATTGATTGCTGTCAACAGAGGTGTCCTTCCAGTGACTTTTCAACCATCACAATGCTGTTTACACGAGCAGACTGATAATTTGCGACACCCGCTGGCTGTAGTGGAGG AGCCAATTATCGTGGAGGTAATGTTTAGGAATCCTTTAAAGGTTCCTTTGCTCTTGTCCAAGCTCTCACTCCTCTGGAAGTTCAGCACCAAAGTGTCAGAAGGAGAGTCATTAACAGAATCATTGGGGGAAATCGTAACCAATGAGGAGACTCGAGAGGAGACA ATGAAACGGGTAGATGAAGTTGTCACCACTGAGATCATTGAGGAGTTTCAATTGGGTCCAGAGGAAACCCGAACG GCGAGACTCAGACTCCTGCCGCACAGAACCGGCCAGCTTAATGTTACAGGTGTTGTGTACGACCTGGCTGCTGCACTGACTGGAGAGTCCACTGCCAGCACTGATG cTGGACAGCAGAAGACGGACATAATTGTCGTGCGTGGAAAACAGGACTTGAACGTTAAAGGCCCGCGACTCAACCAGACCAAAGAGGACAAGATGTTGGTTCGACATGGACCAGATCATCGTTTAGATCCAGTCATAACGCCTCCCATGCCCCTTTTGGAG GTGTTCTTTCTGCAGTTCCCCACTGCTCTTCTGTGTGGAGAGATCAGGAAAGCTTACGTGGAGTTCTGTAACGTTAGCAGTGTTTCCATGTGTGGCCTGAGGGTGGCGTCAACACATCCTGAGTTCTTCACCTTTGGCAATGAAGCCACAACTCCAATCACGCCACTCAGCCCAACCTCTGCAGAGAGTTGCTCTGCCTATAAAACCCTAGTCTCGCCGCATGGCTCCGCTGCTGGTTCAGTGGCCGCAGAGATGTTGGTTTCTGAAGAGGACTTCAGCCAGCTCTCAGGTGTGATGGACATTCCAATCAATGGTAGCACTCTGGAACCAGGAGAGTCCACACAACTCCCCCTGTGGCTCAGAGGACCAGACCAAGAGGGAGTCCATGAAATCAACTTTCTCTTTTACTATGAGAGtacagagaaaaacacaaaagtcaG TCATCGAGTGTTGCGTCACACAGTGTTCATCTGCGCCAGCCGCTCACTCAGTGTGCAGGCGTCGGCCTGTCGCAGCAGCATTTCCCCTCATCAGAGTCTGGACGATCAGGGTACCAGTGGAACTCTGGTCTTCTTAGACGTTGAAAATATCAATACG AGTGAAGCTGGGGTGCGAGAGTTCCATATTATTCAGGTTTCGAGCAGCAGCAAACAATGGCGCCTCGAAAAATGTATCAACCCAGCTAAGGAGAAAG ATTGTAAACTGACCAGCAGAGAAAGAGCCAAACTGTGTTTTAGGGCGACACCTTGCAGACCAG GAACCAAAAAGAAATACACGTTTGCCGACCTGAATCTAGGAAATGAGCGG ATCATCAGCTCAGCGACGCCCTGCGGAGATTTCTTCTTTCGTGCTTGTAGGTCACCTGACTCACAGCGAGATGACGTGTCCTCCAGCGGCAACAAGCATTGGACTTCTGTCCCTGAAGGGGAGCGAACATCTGACCTTAACCATATAGTGAAGAAATGTAAAGAGTTGGATCTCAACATCATTGTGATCTGGAAG GCATATGTGGTCGAAGACAACAAGCAGCTAATCTTGGAAGGACAGCTTCATGTGGCACTACAGACCCTTGGGAAAGAGGCCACATCTTTGGCTCCCAAAGAG GAGGTTCAGGAGATGGTGCTGTTCAAGTTCAAATCTGAGCTCCCACCTCCACCCGTCCTTCCCACGGCAGAGCTCTCCCAACTCATCAAGACCAACATGCACTATTCTGAGATGTTCAGCCATTCATTTGTGCAGCACAG TACCTGCATGGTGCCAGTTTCCCTGACGCTGTCCAACTGTTCCCTGACTCAAGTTGATGTGATGATTGACCTACGGCACAAAACCTCCAG CTCGGAGTCCGTGGAGGTCCATAGTGCTTTTACCT